In the Pseudomonadota bacterium genome, CCTCCCTCCGCGCTTCGGCCTCCCTGCCACAGAGCGCGCCGAGCTTGACGAGATCCGCGGCGACCTCTTCGTAGTTATCCGGGTGCAGCACGGCGACCTTTAGCCCGACGCGCTCGAATGTGTCGGCGTTCCTGCCGTCGTCGGCGAACAGGAGCACGATATCCGGCGAGAAGCCGGCGACGTTCCGCACCGAGACCTGCACGCCGTCGACCTTCGGGATGGCGTCCACGCCGGGCGACGGGTGGTCGGACCACGTGTCGCGCAGGATCACGCACCCGCCGCAGCCGATCGCGAACAGCGACTCGACGAAGCACGGCGCGAGCGCCGCGATCCGCGTCGCCGGCCTCTCGATCGCGACCTCGCGGCCGAGATCGTCGGTGATCCGGATCGCCGGCCTCCTCGCCTCCACGGGCGCGGCGACCTCCTCCGCCGCGTTGCAGGAGGCCGTCGCGGCGAGCGCCGCGAGGGCGACGAGGAGCCCTGTGTCCGTGCGAGCCATCAGCGCAGCATGACGATCATGGCGGCGATGCGCCCGGCGATGTCGTCCATCACCTCGCGCTGGGTGCGGGAGCCCGCGTACGACTCGCCCGCGGCCGAGCCGGACGCGATGCTGCGGCCGTCGCCCGAGAACCGGGTGGGGGGGATGATCCGCTCGCCTTCCGCCCCGTCGAGGCTGATCATCACCTCGACGCGCCACACCGTGTCGCACGGCAGGAGCACGCCGCCGCTGCGCATCGTCATGCCGGTCTCGTCGCCGATCGCCGCGATGACCATGCTCAACACCGGGGCGCCCGCACCCTCGGCGACCACCTCGATCCCGAGCGCGGCGAGCTGGCGGCGCACCTCCTCGGTGAACGGCGCCGCGACCCCGCCGAACGAGCTCTCGTTCTTCGCGACCGGCACCGCGACCTTCGT is a window encoding:
- a CDS encoding ABC transporter substrate-binding protein — translated: MARTDTGLLVALAALAATASCNAAEEVAAPVEARRPAIRITDDLGREVAIERPATRIAALAPCFVESLFAIGCGGCVILRDTWSDHPSPGVDAIPKVDGVQVSVRNVAGFSPDIVLLFADDGRNADTFERVGLKVAVLHPDNYEEVAADLVKLGALCGREAEARREAEEMLAVREEVARGIGAAPRPSVYVEIDAADPTRPWTAGPGSFVAELVELAGGRNAASGVTKPYVQISAEAIIRAAPEVVLVAHNGLAGKDAAAEIMGRPGWSSLAAASAGRVIAEIDGDLLSRPGPRLADGLRALAAALRERAPVDGGAP